In Ananas comosus cultivar F153 linkage group 10, ASM154086v1, whole genome shotgun sequence, the following proteins share a genomic window:
- the LOC109716850 gene encoding uncharacterized protein LOC109716850: MARSKRLRQCEITREDEVQLNSNEPSPVSQTQHILEHDADASSNSDSDSASENKPQVQEQVDHEYNDTLEIEDDQGYTTNKQGMIRAKDVWNLPNGQRIVIKCNKFGQPVQKGGGILGGWLGTLSRKENFRSLSYNSWKKVPNTVKTELIQLTRTKFKLPMDNNVNAWILKSVSRKWKDYKCELKAKYMIEDYTKQQIVNVVPKEIVPQQWVDLVHYWFSEKSQLYSRIRRASRAKHTTPHITGSMSFARKRQEFEEINQREPGCIEFFAVNHKSKDGSYINTTASDFVSDAMVKVNANITSGSLASAVELENDAFIGIKGKDRYGRVRGYGIGVVPTQVSGPQAYLGSVRYDDNTEEVQRLKSKIQLMQDSYESKLVGMQKDYESKLDMIHQNYESRMSGMQYQLNEVTSILLNFVRPSDILGAEQRGRTST; this comes from the exons ATGGCTAGATCAAAGAGGTTGAGACAATGTGAGATCACAAGAGAGGATGAAGTTCAATTGAATAGTAATGAACCATCACCTGTCTCACAAACACAGCATATCTTAGAACATGATGCAGATGCAAGCTCAAATAGTGATTCTGATTCTGCTTCTGAAAATAAACCTCAAGTCCAAGAACAAGTCGATCATGAATATAATGACACATTAGAGATAGAAG ATGACCAAGGATACACAACGAATAAACAAGGAATGATACGTGCGAAGGATGTATGGAACTTGCCTAATGGGCAAAGAATTGTAATTAAATGTAACAAATTTGGGCAGCCAGTACAGAAAGGGGGTGGCATCCTTGGAGGCTGGCTTGGGACTCTTTCACGAAAAGAAAATTTCCGCTCTCTTAGCTACAATAGTTGGAAGAAAGTGCCTAACACGGTGAAAACAGAACTTATTCAACTAACTCGG ACTAAATTTAAACTGCCAATGGACAATAATGTCAATGCATGGATATTAAAATCAGTTAGTCGAAAATGGAAGGATTATAAATGTGAACTAAAAGCAAAATACATGATAGAGGACTACACAAAGCAACAAATAGTGAATGTTGTACCCAAGGAAATTGTGCCTCAACAGTGGGTAGACCTTGTGCATTACTGGTTTTCGGAAAAAAGTCAG ttATACTCTCGGATAAGGCGGGCATCACGTGCAAAACATACAACTCCTCACATAACAGGCTCTATGTCTTTTGCTAGGAAAAGACAAGAATTT GAAGAGATAAATCAAAGAGAACCTGGATGCATTGAATTTTTTGCAGTTAATCACAAATCAAAAGATGGGAGTTATATTAATACTACAGCAAGTGACTTCGTA AGTGATGCCATGGTGAAAGTGAATGCTAATATCACTTCAGGATCTTTAGCTTCAGCTGTTGAGTTGGAGAATGATGCTTTCATTGGCATAAAGGGAAAAGATCGATATGGTCGAGTAAGAGGGTATGGGATTGGTGTAGTGCCAACACAAGTATCTGGACCACAAGCATATCTTGGAAGTGTTCGATATGATGATAATACAGAAGAAGTACAAAGATTGAAATCAAAGATACAACTGATGCAAGATTCATATGAGTCTAAATTGGTTGGAATGCAAAAAGATTATGAATCAAAATTAGACATGATACATCAAAATTATGAATCACGAATGAGCGGGATGCAATATCAGTTGAATGAAGTCACCTCTATATTGTTAAACTTTGTTAGACCATCTGATATTTTAGGTGCCGAGCAGAGGGGTCGTACATCAACTTAG